From the genome of Adhaeribacter pallidiroseus:
CTCTTTTATTCCTTTTTGGATGCAACGCTTCCAAAACCCCGGATAACCAAGAACCAGTACTTTTTACGGTAGCAGGCAAGCCGGTAACTACCACCGAATTTAACTATGTTTACAATAAGAATAACAGTCAACCGGATAATGGAGCCGCTAAAGGCAGTGTACAGGAGTACCTGGAACTGTACACCAATTTTAAATTAAAAGTTACTGAAGCCGAGAAACGCGGGTTAGATACAACCGCGGCTTTCCGGAAAGAATTAGAAGGCTATAAAGAGCAGCTTGCCCAACCCTACCTAACCGAAAAAAATGTAACCGACCAGCTCATAAAAGAAGCTTACGAACGCATGAAAAAAGAGGTGAATGCCTCGCACATTCTCGTAAACGTAGCGGCTGATGCGGAACCCAAAGATACCTTAGCTGCCTACAATAAAGTAGTAGCCCTGCGGCGTCGGGTAGAGGCCGGCGAAAATTTTAACGAGTTAGCCCGCGCGGAATCGGACGATCCATCGGCTAAAGAAAATAGTGGTAATTTAGGTTTTTTCACGGCATTGCAAATGTTATATCCATTTGAAAAAGCAGCCTACAATACCGAAGCCGGCCAATTATCTAATCCTGTCCGGACCCGCTTTGGGTACCATTTAATCAAGATAAATGAAGTACGGCCGGCTCAGGGCGAAATTAAAGTAGCGCATATTATGGTACGCGCTACTCCTGGTATTCCCAAAGCGGACTCGGTAGTAGCCAAGAAGAAAATAGACGCTATTTACAATCGGCTTACCCGAAAAGAAAACTGGGATAAACTTACCGCGCAATTCTCAGAAGATGCTAGTTCTTCCACGAAAGGCGGTGAATTACCCTGGTTTGGCACGGGTCGCATGCTGCCTTCTTTTGAGGAAGCCGCTTTTAAATTAACTAATGTTGGCGATGTATCTAAGCCAGTGCAAACTCCTTACGGTTGGCATATCATAAAATTAATTGAGCGCCGCGGCTTGCCGGCTTACGAAGAAATGGAGCCTTACCTGCGCAGTAAAGTAGCTAAAGACTCCCGCTCCGAATTAAATAAATCGGCTTTTCTAAAGAGAATTAAGCAAGAAAATAACTTTCAGGAAACAAAAGCCGCCAAAGACTTTGCTTTGAGTAAAGCTACCGATGCCTTAAAGGAGGGCAGTTGGCAATATACCGGCGCTGACAAAGAAATGAATCAAACTCTTTTTTTGCTTCAGGACCGGCCGTTTACGGTAAAGGATTTTTTTGCTTACGTCCAACAAAATCAAAAAGGCACTACTAATCCCACCTCTCCTACGCATTTAATGAATGTGCTATACGATAATTATGTAACAGCTAGCCTATTGAACTATGAACGGGAGCACCTGGAAGCGAAATACGTGGATTACCGCATGTTAGTAAACGAATACCGCGACGGCATTTTGCTGTTTCAGTTAATGGATGAAAAAGTATGGTCTAAAGCCATTCAGGATACGGTTGGTTTACAAACCTTTTTTAAAAATAACAAAGAAAATTATAAATGGGATACCCGGGCCGATGCTATAATAATTAGTGCTGCCAACAAAGATATTTTAACTCAAGCCCAGCAGATGCTTACTGCTGGTAAATACGAATTAAGTAAATTACGTCCGGAGCCTTTGTTGTTTCCGGCGGGAAAGGAAGTTATTACTCCCACCATGACCAATCAACTAAACGAAGTTTACGATCGGTTATCCAGTGATCCGTCGCTTACCCTCCAGCTTACCGGTAACGCCGACAGCAAAGAAAGTACCGGCAAAAATGCTGGTCTGGCTAATAAAAGAGCGCAGCAAGTAGCCGCTTTTCTTACCGGCAAAGGCATTACAGCTAATCGCCTGACTATTACTGCTAATAAGCCTAAAGCAGTAGCTACTGCTAATCGTAATGTAACCTTTACCTTATTTACCAGTGACCTGAAAGGGATAGAAGAAGCACTAAATACCTCTAACCCTTTAGACGTTCAGGTGCAAAATAAACGTTTTCAGAAAGGCGAAAACAAGATACTGGATGAAATTACCTGGCAGGAAGGCACCTATAACCTGGATAAAGATGGACGGGCTATTTATATTAAAATAAATAAAATTTTACCTCCTGGTTATAAAACCCTGAACGAAGTGCGTGGCTTAGCCACTTCCGATTATCAATCCTACTTGGAGAAGGAATGGCTGAAAGAGTTGCGCCAAAAGTACCCCGTAGAAGTAAATGCAGCTGAAGTACAAAAACTTACTCAAAAATAAATTTGTTAATACCCGCTCAGATAGAAGCGCGCCATACTGGTTGCGCTTTTATTTTGTTCAATTAAACCGTACCTTTGCCGGAAACGCATTAAACATAAAATTTATCTTAAACTTATACGTTAGCGTTTTTGCAGGCAACGCTTGCACCAGATTTAACATCTCATAATTCATGAACTATATTTTTAAAATTAGCTTTTTAGCCAAACTTTTACCTATTGTAGGTTTATGTCTGGGTTTGGCTACTTCCGGGCAGGCACAACAACGTACCGCTAAAGCCATTGATGGAATAATTATAAAAGTAGACAATCAAATTATTCTACGGTCGGAGTTGGAAACGGCTTTAGCTCAAGTGGCGAGCGAAGGGCAGCCCATTACTCCGGAATTGCGTTGCAATATATTGCGTTCGCTGTTAACGAACAGCTTAATGCTGGCCCGCGCCGAGATAGACTCCGTAGTAGTAGAAGAAGATCAGGTAAACAGTGAACTCGATCGTCGCATGGCTTACTTTGTGCAGCAGATTGGCAGCGAAGAAAAGCTGGAAGAATATTATAACAAAAGCCTACGGCAACTAAAAGACGATTTGCGTCGGCAGGTAAAAGACCAATTAGTATTGCAGAAAATGCAGTCGGAGTTAACCGAGAAAATTACGGTAACACCGAACGAAGTAAAAAAATATTTTAATCAGATTCCAAAAGACAGTTTACCTTATTTTTCTACGGAAGTAGAAATCGGACAAATTGTAAAATTGGCCCAAATTGATAAAAAAGAAAAAGATAAAGTACGGGCACGATTAGAAGAAATTAAAAAACGTATTCAAAACGGCGAAGACTTTGCTACTTTAGCTAAAGAATTTTCGGAAGATCCGGTATCCGCAAAAGATGGGGGTAACTTAGGTTTTTTTAAGAAAAAAGAACTGGTACCCGAATACGAAGCGGCTTCGCTTAAGCTAGAACCCGGACAATTATCGGATGTAATTGAGTCGCAATTTGGTTTTCACTTAATTCAGTTAATTGAGCGGAGAGGCGAGCAATATAATACGCGTCATATTTTGTTAAAGCCTGGTTCTACTGATCTGGATATGGAGCAAACAGCCCAAGAATTAGAAAAAATTCGCAACCGAATACTTGCTGACAGTATTTCTTTTGCCAAAGCCGCCAAAGATTTATCAGATGATGCGGCTACCAAAAATAACGGCGGCTTATTACCTAATCCGCAAGACGGTAGTACTTATATTCCGCTGGACAAAGTTGATCCGGGTATATTCTTTACCATTGATACCATGAAAGTAGGTAGTATAACCAAACCGCTGCCTTACCGTACCGAAGATGGGAAACAAGCCATGCGGATTCTTTATCTGAAATCGAATTTGGCCCCTCATCAGGCCAACTTAAAAGACGATTATCAGAAGATTTCGGCCGCCACACTAAACGAAAAACGGCAAAAAGCTATGAATACCTGGTTTAATAAAAACAAAAGTACCGTATTTATCGATATAGATCCGGAGTTTGATGCCTGTAATATTCTGCAATCGATAAACAACTAAGGTTCTTCATGAAGCAATTCTCTTCCGATAAAGAAGCGGCCGATGCGTTGGCCCAAGCCTACAAAAATTTAACTAGCGAAATTTCAAAAGTAATTATTGGTCAGGATGAGGTAGTACGTTTAGTATTAACCGCCGTGTTTAGCCAGGGGCATTGTTTGCTCGTGGGAGTACCCGGTTTAGCCAAAACCTTGCTGATCCAAACCATTGCTTCTTCCCTGGATTTGTCGTTTAACCGCATCCAGTTTACTCCCGACTTAATGCCATCAGATATTGTGGGTTCCGAAACCATGGATCAAAGTCGCAATTTCCAATTTGTAAAAGGTCCGATTTTCGCCAACATTATTCTGGCTGACGAAATTAATCGCACGCCGCCCAAGACCCAAGCCGCTTTGCTGGAGTCGATGCAGGAGTATTCGGTAACCGTGGCGGGCCAAAAATACGAGTTGAACCGGCCATTTTTTGTGTTAGCAACGCAAAACCCGATAGAACAAGAAGGTACGTATCCTTTACCGGAAGCCCAGCTCGATCGGTTTATGTTTAACATTTTGCTGGATTACCCGAGTTTTGCGTCGGAGCTGCAAATTGTAAAAAATACTACTTCCGATGTGAGTTATCGTTTGCCCACTGTATTGCACGCCGACGAAATTACGGCTTTCCAGCACTTAGTACGCCGGGTACCGGTGGTTGATAATGTAGTAGAATACGCGGTAAAACTAGTGCACCAAACCCGGCCCAATACCGCTATGGGTACCGCGCAAGCTTCGCAATATTTAGAATGGGGAGCCGGTCCTCGGGCCTCGCAGCATTTAATTGTCGGAGCTAAATGTAATGCCTTGCTGAACGGTAAATATTCTCCGGATATTGAAGATGTGCAAGCCGTAGCCTTACCCATTTTACGGCACCGCATTGTTCGTAACTTTAAAGCAGAAGCAGAAGGTATAAGTGTAGAAAAAATTATTCAAGATCTGTTGTAGCCTGAAACCTGAACTATAATTTTAAAAATTTAAAAGCCTGGTAGTTTTACCAGGCTTTTTAGTTTACTCGACTTTCTCAAATACATATTCTTTTTTATGGATGAAACTACAGATGAAATACTTAAGAATACGCCTCCAATAACTACATTTCCTGTTTTAATGGATGAAGTTAATCAACCCATTCTGATTTATAAGGGTGGCTTTCAGTTGAAACATGGAGATAAAATTATTTCAGTAATTGGAAAAGTTTTTATGATTGGTTTCCAACACTCGGATCAAAGTTTTCAGGTAAAGCAACAAATACCTCTATCTTTGAAATATTCCCTTTATTTGATAAACCTGGCAAATCAGAATTAATTATTGATGGATTATCATTTGGGGATGTTTCTATCACAGGTGCAGAAGATTGGCCGGATGGTACAAGCTTAGAAGGTTCTATTCCTTATGCAATCAAAGGAGATAGTTCTATTTTAGTTACAAAGGTAAGATTTGGCATACCCAATTTGAGAAATTTTAATGGAGGAAGTCAAACAAAAGAATTCTTTGAAGAGAGTGATCGTATAAGTTCCACCAGATTAACCTTCGAAAATGATGAATATCTCATTAATATTGATAAAAGACGTAATTATGAAGAACAAAGAAAAAATTTAAAAAATAAAGGTGGATTTTTTCTTCTTTACTCAGGTGAACTTACTAAGAAAAAAGGTCCCATAAATCTGAAAGAACTTAAAGATGTATTTCGCTGCTTTTCAAACTTCTTATGGTTTTTAAATGGTAGAAGATGCTCACCTCTATTTATTCAAGGCATTGTTCAAGATAATACAGTTTGGACTGATTACAGCAGGAATCTAGTTGACCAATATAAATACATTATTACTTGGCCTAAGAGATATTCTATTGAAGGTCTTAATAAACTTTGGCAGCACTTTAGTAATGATTGGAAAAATGAAAATGATAGGAATTTCTTCATCAGTGCAATCCATTGGTACATAGAGTCTAATTCTAATTCAGGATTTGCAGAAGGAGCAATCATAATGGCTCAAACTGCTTTAGAATTAATCTACAACTATCTTATAATTGAAAAGAAAAAGTTATTAAAAGGGAAAGATGCTGCAAGTATTTTAGCATCTAATAAAATTCGGCTATTATTATCCCTTTTAAATATAGACTTTGAAATACCAAGTGCGTTTTTACACCTTCAATCAATCGCAAAAAGATTAGAAGCAGAAGATGCTCCTGATGTATTTGTTAAAATAAGGAATGCAATCGTTCATTCACAAGAGGTTAAAAGAAAGGAGTTAACTAATATGCACGATGAAGTAAAACATGAGGCTTTACAACTTGCTTTATGGTATATTGAACTTTCACTCTTATATATTTTAAAATTTGATGGGAAGTATTTCAACAGAACTTTGGTTGATTATTCTGCAATAGAATCGGATGAAGTCTTTGTACCTTGGAAATGAGTAGCTTTATATTACTACCGGCATGAAACCCGTTAAGAACTTGTTTTCTGCACAGGCGAAGGAATACAAACAATTCCGGCCAACTTACCCTGTTGCTTTGTACCAGCGGATATACCAAGAAGTACTTTTCAAAGAACACGCCTGGGATTGTGGTACCGGTAATGGGCAAGTGGCAAAAGAATTAGCTAAAATTTTTAAAAAAGTAGCTGCTACTGACATAAGCCAATCCCAAATAGCGCAAGCAGAGCACCAGGACAATATTACTTATACTGTAAGCCGTGCCGAGCAAACTAACTTTGCTTCTGAAACATTCGATTCAATTACCGTAGCCCAAGCTATTCATTGGTTTGATTTTGAGTTATTTTACCAGGAAGTAGCCCGGGTAAGTAAACCTGACGCCTTATTAGCAATATGGGGATATGGTTTAATTCAGTTTAACGAAGCAACAATAAATACCATAATTAGACACTTTTATAAAGAAATTACCGGACCTTACTGGGACACCGAACGGCATTATATTGATGAAGCTTACCAAACCATACCGTTCCCATTTCCGGAAATCCAGATCAAGGAAAGATTTTATATAAACCGAGATTTTACTTTGTCGGAGCTAGCCGGTTATCTAAATACGTGGTCGAGCATTCAGAAATACAAGCTGGTAAATCATTTAAATCCTGTAAATGAGCTTTTAACTTCTTTGCAACCCTACTGGCAGGAAAATAAATCGCAAACTGCGACTTTTCCTCTGTTTCTGCGTTTAGGAAGAATTAAAAAGTAGCTGAGCTCCTACTTTATGTTTCTGTTTTATAATCAAAAAGACAAAAGTAAAAGCCTGTTACTTCAGACTGAATCCTTAAATTTACTTTCCTGATCAAAAACAAAGTCTATAACCAGCATTAATTCTATGGAAGCCCCTGCCCTTTTTGCCCGTTTTGAAGAAAACTTAAATACCATACTCACTATTCTGGAATCGAATAAAGTGGATATCAGCCGTACTCCTTTTGAATCCGTGATACCGCTGGAAGTTACTCGCCTCTGTGAAATACTAAATACCGCCGGCGAGCATTTTGCTATTACCGGCAATGGGCAACAAACAATATTTAACTTTCGGCAACAATACATGCAGCATAGCCAAAGTGCCGCCGAAGCTATGGCTAAAATTTTGAATGATAAAAAATCGTACATGAAAACCCCGGAAGGTTCTCTTTTAACGAAAGAATTACTCATTCGCCGCCTGGAGTATTTTAACGAAATGGCCCGTACTTTTAATATTATGATTACGCAACAGCAGTTAGGCAGTCCATTACAATACAGCTCTCAAGCATTGCTAAAAAAATAAAATTTTTAAAAATTTACTTAAAAGCCTGGCTTACCTGAGCCGGGCTTTTTTGATTTATAGTTATCGTGCTCTATTTTGCTTTATAAATAAAAAGCGCACATTACTTTTAAAATTATTTCATCAGCTCCATTTGTCATGAACTTCCCCATCCCCACTGAGTTGCGTACGGAAAGGCTGCTACTTCGGCGTTACGCGGCCTCTGATGCTTATGACTTTCTGCAACTTCTTTTAAAAAACCAAGCTCGCTTATCACTTGCTTTTCCCGGCAGAGTGGCTATGACCCAGAAATCAGAAAATGCCGAATACTTTATCCGGCAAATGCGAGCCGACTGGCAGTCAAAAAAAGTGTATGAATTTGGTATTTGGCTACAGGATAGAGAGCAGTATATCGGGGACATCGCTCTTAAAAATATCGAAAAAAGAGTACCAAAAGGAGAAATAGGATATTACCTGGATGCCGCTGCCGAAGGGCAAGGTTTGGCTGGCGAAGCACTACGGGCGGTAATCAATTTCGGCTTCGACAACCTGGCGCTAAATAAATTATTCATCAAAATGCCCATTCAAAATCAACGTAGTTACCATTTAGCCGAGCGTTGCGGATTTACCCGGGAAGGTTTATTGCGGCAAGACTTTCGGTCGGATGAGAAAACCGGTTTAGTGGATGTTTATTACTACGGAATGACGCGCACCGATTATGAGATGCGCGAACAAGCAAAAATTTAAAAAAACTTAGTTCCAGTCTTATATTTTCTGGAAATAAAAGGCTGTTGTATACAAAAGCGTTAAAAACAAAAAAGCCTTCTGAGATCTCAGAAGGCTTTGCATTTTTACAATTAAAAAATTAAGCACCAATTGCTACACGCTTAAATTCACTAACGGTTAAACCTTTACTGGTTTTATCCAGCAGTTGTGCAATCGTTAAGGAAGAATCTTTTACAAATTCCTGGTTTAATAAAGTGCTGTCTTTGTAGAATTTATTCAGTTTACCTTGAGCAATTTTTTCCAGCATCGCTTCTGGTTTCCCTTCGGCACGAGCTTGCTCTTTGCCAATTTCAATTTCGCGGGCAACGGTAGCCGCATCCACGCCGTCTTTATCTAAAGCAATGGGCTTCATAGCGGCAATTTGCATCGCTACGTCTTTACCCACCTCGGTTACATCGGTGCCGTTGGTGTTTTTTAAGCCAACTAATACGCCTAATTTGCCATTCGAATGGTTATAAGCCACTACTTTATCAGCAGTTACGGTTTCGTAAGTTACTACGTCTAACTTCTCACCAATTTTACCCATTAAGTCGGTAATATGGTCTTGCAACGAACGGCCATCTGCTTGTGAACTAGCTAATAATTCTTCTTTTGAAGTAGCATTGGTTGTTACAGCCGCTTCCAGAATAGCTTTAGCCAAGGTTTGGAAATCCGCTACTTTAGATACCGGCTCGGTCTCGCAAGCTAACGCGATTACTTTGCCCGTAGTGCCATCGGCACTTACTTGAGTTAAAACAACGCCT
Proteins encoded in this window:
- a CDS encoding AAA family ATPase, with translation MKQFSSDKEAADALAQAYKNLTSEISKVIIGQDEVVRLVLTAVFSQGHCLLVGVPGLAKTLLIQTIASSLDLSFNRIQFTPDLMPSDIVGSETMDQSRNFQFVKGPIFANIILADEINRTPPKTQAALLESMQEYSVTVAGQKYELNRPFFVLATQNPIEQEGTYPLPEAQLDRFMFNILLDYPSFASELQIVKNTTSDVSYRLPTVLHADEITAFQHLVRRVPVVDNVVEYAVKLVHQTRPNTAMGTAQASQYLEWGAGPRASQHLIVGAKCNALLNGKYSPDIEDVQAVALPILRHRIVRNFKAEAEGISVEKIIQDLL
- a CDS encoding peptidylprolyl isomerase, coding for MHRNLFLIGGTLLFLFGCNASKTPDNQEPVLFTVAGKPVTTTEFNYVYNKNNSQPDNGAAKGSVQEYLELYTNFKLKVTEAEKRGLDTTAAFRKELEGYKEQLAQPYLTEKNVTDQLIKEAYERMKKEVNASHILVNVAADAEPKDTLAAYNKVVALRRRVEAGENFNELARAESDDPSAKENSGNLGFFTALQMLYPFEKAAYNTEAGQLSNPVRTRFGYHLIKINEVRPAQGEIKVAHIMVRATPGIPKADSVVAKKKIDAIYNRLTRKENWDKLTAQFSEDASSSTKGGELPWFGTGRMLPSFEEAAFKLTNVGDVSKPVQTPYGWHIIKLIERRGLPAYEEMEPYLRSKVAKDSRSELNKSAFLKRIKQENNFQETKAAKDFALSKATDALKEGSWQYTGADKEMNQTLFLLQDRPFTVKDFFAYVQQNQKGTTNPTSPTHLMNVLYDNYVTASLLNYEREHLEAKYVDYRMLVNEYRDGILLFQLMDEKVWSKAIQDTVGLQTFFKNNKENYKWDTRADAIIISAANKDILTQAQQMLTAGKYELSKLRPEPLLFPAGKEVITPTMTNQLNEVYDRLSSDPSLTLQLTGNADSKESTGKNAGLANKRAQQVAAFLTGKGITANRLTITANKPKAVATANRNVTFTLFTSDLKGIEEALNTSNPLDVQVQNKRFQKGENKILDEITWQEGTYNLDKDGRAIYIKINKILPPGYKTLNEVRGLATSDYQSYLEKEWLKELRQKYPVEVNAAEVQKLTQK
- the tsf gene encoding translation elongation factor Ts, producing the protein MAITAQDVNRLRQETGAGMMDCKKALTEANGDFETAKDILRKAGQKIASKRADNVTSEGVVLTQVSADGTTGKVIALACETEPVSKVADFQTLAKAILEAAVTTNATSKEELLASSQADGRSLQDHITDLMGKIGEKLDVVTYETVTADKVVAYNHSNGKLGVLVGLKNTNGTDVTEVGKDVAMQIAAMKPIALDKDGVDAATVAREIEIGKEQARAEGKPEAMLEKIAQGKLNKFYKDSTLLNQEFVKDSSLTIAQLLDKTSKGLTVSEFKRVAIGA
- a CDS encoding GNAT family N-acetyltransferase, producing the protein MNFPIPTELRTERLLLRRYAASDAYDFLQLLLKNQARLSLAFPGRVAMTQKSENAEYFIRQMRADWQSKKVYEFGIWLQDREQYIGDIALKNIEKRVPKGEIGYYLDAAAEGQGLAGEALRAVINFGFDNLALNKLFIKMPIQNQRSYHLAERCGFTREGLLRQDFRSDEKTGLVDVYYYGMTRTDYEMREQAKI
- a CDS encoding peptidylprolyl isomerase, whose product is MNYIFKISFLAKLLPIVGLCLGLATSGQAQQRTAKAIDGIIIKVDNQIILRSELETALAQVASEGQPITPELRCNILRSLLTNSLMLARAEIDSVVVEEDQVNSELDRRMAYFVQQIGSEEKLEEYYNKSLRQLKDDLRRQVKDQLVLQKMQSELTEKITVTPNEVKKYFNQIPKDSLPYFSTEVEIGQIVKLAQIDKKEKDKVRARLEEIKKRIQNGEDFATLAKEFSEDPVSAKDGGNLGFFKKKELVPEYEAASLKLEPGQLSDVIESQFGFHLIQLIERRGEQYNTRHILLKPGSTDLDMEQTAQELEKIRNRILADSISFAKAAKDLSDDAATKNNGGLLPNPQDGSTYIPLDKVDPGIFFTIDTMKVGSITKPLPYRTEDGKQAMRILYLKSNLAPHQANLKDDYQKISAATLNEKRQKAMNTWFNKNKSTVFIDIDPEFDACNILQSINN
- a CDS encoding class I SAM-dependent methyltransferase, which gives rise to MKPVKNLFSAQAKEYKQFRPTYPVALYQRIYQEVLFKEHAWDCGTGNGQVAKELAKIFKKVAATDISQSQIAQAEHQDNITYTVSRAEQTNFASETFDSITVAQAIHWFDFELFYQEVARVSKPDALLAIWGYGLIQFNEATINTIIRHFYKEITGPYWDTERHYIDEAYQTIPFPFPEIQIKERFYINRDFTLSELAGYLNTWSSIQKYKLVNHLNPVNELLTSLQPYWQENKSQTATFPLFLRLGRIKK